A genomic region of Leptolyngbya sp. NIES-2104 contains the following coding sequences:
- a CDS encoding NAD(+) kinase: MQLKQVLIVHKSGDPLSKRWAESCAQALEKRGCHVLLGPSGPKDNPYPVFLASVAPPIDLAVILGGDGTALSAARNLAADQIPILAVNVGGHLGFLTESPDDFNSDTIWDRLEEDRFAVQKRMMLQATVYEGNRTNLDPMSDRYLALNEMTIKPASADRMITSILEMEIDGEVVDQYQGDGLIVSTPTGSTCYTVAANGPIIHPGMAAIAIAPICPLSLSSRPIIIPSGSVVSIWPLADYDLSTKLWMDGVLATSIWPGQRVDIRMAEEEARFIVLREDYSYYKTLREKLQWAGARIHYNNNHRN, encoded by the coding sequence GTGCAGCTAAAACAAGTTCTAATCGTTCATAAATCTGGCGACCCGTTGAGCAAACGATGGGCGGAAAGTTGCGCTCAAGCGTTGGAAAAGCGCGGGTGTCATGTTTTACTCGGTCCAAGTGGTCCAAAGGATAATCCGTATCCGGTATTTCTGGCATCGGTCGCGCCGCCGATCGATTTAGCGGTGATTTTGGGGGGCGATGGGACGGCGCTGTCTGCGGCTCGAAATTTGGCAGCCGATCAGATTCCAATTTTGGCGGTGAATGTGGGCGGACATTTGGGATTTCTCACCGAATCACCGGATGACTTTAACAGCGACACGATTTGGGATCGGCTAGAAGAAGATCGATTTGCAGTTCAGAAACGGATGATGCTTCAGGCGACTGTGTATGAGGGGAATCGGACGAACTTAGATCCCATGAGCGATCGCTATCTGGCGCTCAACGAGATGACGATTAAACCGGCTTCTGCCGATCGCATGATCACCTCGATTCTGGAAATGGAGATTGATGGCGAAGTGGTTGATCAGTATCAGGGCGATGGATTGATCGTCTCGACACCGACTGGATCAACGTGTTACACAGTCGCGGCAAATGGTCCGATCATTCATCCGGGAATGGCAGCGATCGCGATTGCGCCGATTTGTCCATTGAGCCTGTCAAGCCGTCCGATCATCATTCCATCAGGATCAGTGGTGAGTATTTGGCCCCTGGCTGATTACGATCTGAGTACGAAGCTTTGGATGGATGGTGTGTTAGCAACTTCGATTTGGCCTGGTCAGCGGGTTGATATTCGGATGGCAGAAGAGGAAGCGCGTTTTATTGTGCTGCGGGAAGACTATTCCTACTACAAAACGCTGCGTGAAAAGTTGCAATGGGCAGGAGCCAGAATCCACTACAACAACAATCACCGCAATTGA
- the nuoK gene encoding NADH-quinone oxidoreductase subunit NuoK, with protein MQLQYFLLIAAALFCIGIYGLVTSRNAVRVLMSIELMLNAVNLNLMAFSNYLDPQEIKGQIFTVFVITIAAAEAAVGLAIVLAIYRNRDTVDMEQFNLLKW; from the coding sequence ATGCAACTTCAATATTTCTTACTGATTGCTGCGGCGTTGTTCTGCATTGGCATTTATGGCTTGGTGACAAGTCGGAACGCAGTGCGAGTCCTGATGTCGATCGAGTTAATGCTGAATGCGGTCAATCTCAATCTGATGGCGTTTTCCAACTATCTCGATCCGCAAGAGATTAAAGGGCAGATTTTTACCGTTTTCGTGATTACGATCGCGGCTGCGGAAGCGGCGGTTGGTTTAGCGATCGTGCTTGCGATTTACCGAAACCGCGACACTGTGGACATGGAGCAATTCAATTTGCTCAAGTGGTAA
- a CDS encoding NADH-quinone oxidoreductase subunit J, with product MNLAEGVQIVSFAILAAMMLGSAIGVVLLENVVYSAFLLGGVFISIAGLYLLLNADFVAAAQVLIYVGAVNVLILFAIMLVNKREAFKPMAKSWIRRAATALVCAGIFALLSAMVVTTPWAISTAVPVESSIITIGLHFFSDFLLPFELASVLLLMALVGAIVLARREFIPESDEFAGTTALTLPERPRELTPAGQSNLES from the coding sequence GTGAATTTAGCGGAAGGTGTTCAAATTGTGTCGTTTGCGATCCTGGCAGCCATGATGCTCGGATCAGCGATCGGTGTTGTCTTGCTCGAAAATGTGGTTTATTCTGCGTTCTTGCTGGGTGGTGTGTTCATCAGCATCGCCGGATTGTATTTGCTCTTGAATGCAGACTTCGTTGCAGCAGCTCAAGTTCTGATCTACGTCGGAGCAGTCAACGTGCTGATTTTGTTCGCGATCATGCTCGTGAACAAGCGCGAAGCGTTCAAACCGATGGCGAAATCTTGGATTCGTCGGGCTGCGACTGCGCTCGTGTGTGCGGGAATTTTCGCGCTCTTAAGTGCAATGGTGGTTACAACGCCTTGGGCAATCTCAACGGCGGTTCCAGTCGAAAGCTCGATTATTACGATCGGTCTTCACTTCTTCAGCGATTTCCTCTTACCGTTTGAACTCGCATCGGTGTTGCTGTTAATGGCGCTCGTTGGCGCGATCGTATTAGCTCGGCGCGAATTCATTCCCGAATCTGACGAATTTGCCGGGACCACTGCGCTGACTTTACCAGAGCGTCCGCGTGAACTGACCCCCGCAGGTCAAAGCAATCTTGAATCTTAA
- the ndhI gene encoding NAD(P)H-quinone oxidoreductase subunit I has protein sequence MKFLKQVGDYTKEAIQAGKYIGQGLSVTFDHMRRRPVTVQYPYEKLILSERFRGRIHFEFDKCIACEVCVRVCPINLPVVDWEFNKETKKKKLNHYSIDFGVCIFCGNCVEFCPTNCLSMTEEYEMSTYDRHELNYDSVALGRLPYKVTDDPMVTPLREFAYLPKGVSEPHDLPAGSRRAGLRPEEIVEKGS, from the coding sequence CTGAAATTTCTCAAACAAGTTGGTGACTACACCAAAGAGGCAATTCAAGCGGGCAAATATATCGGTCAAGGCTTATCTGTGACCTTTGACCATATGCGCCGTCGCCCGGTCACAGTTCAGTATCCTTACGAAAAGCTGATTCTCTCGGAGCGCTTCCGGGGACGGATTCACTTTGAATTTGACAAATGTATCGCCTGCGAAGTCTGCGTCCGGGTTTGCCCGATCAACCTTCCAGTCGTCGATTGGGAATTTAACAAAGAAACCAAGAAGAAAAAGCTGAATCACTACAGTATTGATTTCGGAGTCTGTATCTTCTGTGGAAACTGCGTCGAATTCTGCCCGACGAACTGTTTATCAATGACCGAAGAATACGAGATGTCTACGTACGATCGACATGAGTTGAACTACGATAGCGTTGCGCTCGGTCGGCTCCCGTACAAAGTCACAGATGATCCGATGGTGACACCGCTCCGCGAGTTCGCATACTTACCGAAAGGCGTAAGCGAACCGCACGATCTCCCCGCTGGATCGCGTCGTGCTGGACTGCGCCCGGAAGAAATCGTTGAGAAAGGATCGTAG
- the nuoH gene encoding NADH-quinone oxidoreductase subunit NuoH: MNPGIDLQGTFIETVRSLGIPAGAAKALWMPLPMLIMLVAATVSVLVVVWLERKISAAAQQRIGPEFIGPLGVLAPLADGLKLVLKEDVVPAKADKLLFTLGPAIVVIPVFLSYLILPFGQNLQITDVSIGIFLWIALSSIAPIGLLMSGYASNNKYSLLGGLRAAAQSISYELPLALSVLAIVMMSNSLSTVDIVNQQAGYGILGWNIWRQPVGFIIFWIAALAECERIPFDLPEAEEELVAGYQTEYSGMKFALFYLGSYVNLTLSALLFAVLYLGGWEFPVPLGVVSGLIGVPETTPWLQLIFAAVGIGTTILKAYFLVFLAILMRWTVPRVRIDQLLDLGWKFLLPVSLVNLLVTAGLKLAFPVAFGG, from the coding sequence ATGAATCCAGGAATTGACCTTCAAGGAACCTTTATTGAAACTGTGCGGAGCCTTGGCATTCCTGCCGGGGCAGCCAAAGCCCTCTGGATGCCATTGCCAATGCTGATCATGCTGGTTGCAGCAACGGTCAGTGTCTTGGTCGTGGTGTGGCTAGAGCGCAAAATCTCAGCCGCCGCTCAACAGCGGATCGGTCCTGAATTTATCGGACCGCTGGGTGTGCTTGCACCACTTGCGGACGGATTGAAACTTGTACTCAAAGAAGACGTGGTTCCTGCGAAAGCAGACAAGTTACTGTTTACGCTCGGTCCCGCGATCGTGGTGATTCCCGTCTTTTTGTCCTACTTGATTCTGCCGTTTGGACAAAATCTGCAAATCACCGATGTCAGTATCGGCATTTTCCTTTGGATCGCTTTATCGAGCATTGCGCCGATCGGGTTGTTAATGTCGGGCTATGCCTCGAATAATAAGTATTCGCTGTTGGGTGGACTCCGCGCCGCTGCACAGTCGATTAGTTATGAATTGCCGCTGGCATTGTCGGTTTTAGCGATCGTCATGATGTCCAACTCGCTCAGCACGGTCGATATCGTGAATCAGCAAGCGGGATACGGTATCTTAGGCTGGAACATTTGGCGGCAACCCGTCGGATTTATCATCTTCTGGATCGCAGCATTGGCAGAATGTGAGCGGATTCCCTTCGATTTGCCCGAAGCAGAAGAAGAACTCGTTGCAGGCTATCAAACCGAATATTCCGGGATGAAGTTTGCTCTCTTCTACTTGGGGTCTTACGTTAACCTCACCCTGTCCGCGCTGCTATTCGCGGTGCTATACCTAGGAGGATGGGAATTTCCGGTACCACTGGGCGTAGTTTCGGGATTGATCGGTGTGCCTGAGACGACTCCTTGGCTGCAATTGATTTTTGCAGCGGTTGGAATTGGCACCACGATTCTGAAAGCTTATTTTCTCGTCTTCTTGGCGATCTTGATGCGTTGGACGGTGCCCCGTGTGCGGATTGACCAACTCCTCGATCTTGGCTGGAAATTCTTACTTCCGGTTTCGCTAGTTAACTTGCTTGTCACCGCAGGCTTAAAGCTCGCATTCCCAGTCGCATTTGGCGGCTAA
- a CDS encoding citrate synthase yields the protein MTVEYRAGLEGIPATQSSISFVDGQKGILEYRGIPIQELAMQPGNTFLETAYLLIWNELPNREALAEFEHEIQFHRRLKYRIRDMMKCFPESGHPMDALQACAAALGLFYSKRALDDPSYIREAVVRILAKIPTMVAAFQLMRKGNDPVQPRDDLSYGANFLYMLSEEEPDPIAARIFDISLTLHAEHTINASTFSAMVTASTLTDPYAVIASAVGTLAGPLHGGASEEVINMLEEIGSVENVRPFLEDRLTRKDKIMGFGHRVYKVKDPRAIILQQLAEQLFEKFGQDKYYDIAVELEKAVEEKLGHKGIYPNVDFYSGLVYRKLGIPTDLFTPVFAISRAAGWLAHWKEQLAENRIFRPTQIYTGLHNSPYIPIEKR from the coding sequence ATGACGGTCGAATATCGGGCAGGTCTAGAAGGGATTCCTGCAACGCAATCCAGCATAAGTTTTGTAGATGGACAGAAGGGGATTCTGGAATATCGTGGCATTCCAATTCAGGAATTGGCGATGCAGCCGGGAAATACTTTCTTGGAAACCGCCTACCTTCTGATTTGGAACGAACTGCCGAACCGGGAAGCCTTGGCAGAGTTTGAGCATGAGATCCAGTTTCATCGCCGCTTGAAGTACCGCATTCGCGACATGATGAAGTGTTTCCCCGAAAGCGGTCATCCGATGGACGCGCTACAGGCTTGCGCGGCGGCGTTGGGACTGTTTTACTCGAAACGGGCACTGGATGATCCGAGTTACATTCGGGAGGCAGTGGTGCGGATTCTGGCAAAGATTCCGACGATGGTGGCAGCGTTTCAACTGATGCGGAAGGGAAATGATCCGGTGCAGCCGCGGGATGATTTGAGTTACGGGGCGAATTTTCTCTATATGCTGAGCGAAGAGGAACCTGATCCGATCGCAGCTCGAATTTTCGATATCAGTCTGACGCTTCATGCAGAGCACACGATCAATGCCTCTACATTTTCTGCAATGGTGACGGCTTCGACGTTGACCGATCCGTATGCGGTGATTGCGTCTGCGGTCGGAACGTTGGCGGGTCCGCTTCACGGTGGGGCAAGTGAAGAAGTGATCAATATGCTCGAAGAGATTGGCTCCGTGGAAAACGTGCGACCGTTTCTAGAAGATCGTCTCACCCGAAAAGATAAAATCATGGGCTTTGGACACCGGGTTTATAAAGTCAAAGACCCTAGAGCGATTATTCTGCAACAACTCGCTGAGCAACTGTTTGAAAAGTTTGGTCAAGACAAGTACTACGACATCGCGGTTGAACTGGAAAAAGCAGTCGAAGAGAAACTGGGACACAAGGGAATTTACCCGAACGTCGATTTTTACTCCGGCTTGGTCTACAGAAAGTTAGGCATTCCGACCGATCTGTTTACGCCTGTGTTTGCGATTTCGCGGGCTGCGGGCTGGTTAGCACATTGGAAAGAACAACTCGCCGAAAACCGCATCTTCCGTCCGACACAGATCTACACAGGGCTTCACAATTCTCCTTACATTCCCATTGAAAAACGATAA
- the codA gene encoding cytosine deaminase has product MPNYDLLLRDCQLLRSSDVSERVDVAIHAGEIVEIAPRLSIAATAEMELEIQGHLVSPPFVESHIHLDSALTAGEPRWNQSGTLFEGIEIWRERKQNLSLDDVKQRAIETLKQQALQGVLFVRSHADVSEASLTALKALLEVREEVKDWITLQVVAFPQDGIYGGAKNDELMEEAMRLGADVVGGIPHYELTREDGVRSVNRIFELAQKYDRLIDIHCDEIDDDQSRFLEVVAACAIRTGMGSKVTASHTTAFGSYNNAYAFKLLGFLKRTQLNFISNPLINITLQGRTDTYPKRRGVTRVKELWQQGMNVSLGHDCVQDPWYSLGTGNMLDVASMAVHVCQMTGTAEIDACYNMVTWGGAKTLNIEDRYGVEVGKPANLIVLDAIDKYDAIRRRATVQYVISQGKLLAQTEPPKSKWRGDI; this is encoded by the coding sequence ATGCCGAACTATGACCTTCTGCTTCGTGACTGTCAGCTACTTCGCTCCTCTGATGTTTCTGAACGAGTGGATGTTGCGATTCATGCAGGTGAGATTGTTGAGATTGCCCCTCGCTTATCGATCGCAGCGACAGCGGAGATGGAACTAGAAATCCAAGGGCATCTAGTCAGCCCTCCGTTTGTCGAATCGCACATTCATTTAGATTCCGCCCTGACCGCAGGTGAACCCCGATGGAACCAAAGCGGCACTCTGTTTGAAGGAATCGAGATTTGGCGAGAACGCAAGCAAAACCTCTCGCTAGATGACGTGAAACAAAGAGCGATCGAGACGCTAAAACAGCAGGCGTTGCAGGGGGTTCTTTTTGTGCGAAGTCATGCGGATGTGAGTGAGGCAAGTTTGACCGCCCTCAAAGCGCTGCTCGAAGTCCGTGAAGAAGTGAAAGATTGGATCACTTTGCAAGTGGTTGCATTTCCGCAAGATGGCATTTACGGCGGGGCGAAGAATGACGAATTGATGGAAGAAGCGATGCGATTGGGGGCGGATGTCGTTGGAGGAATTCCGCACTATGAACTGACTCGCGAAGATGGAGTGCGATCGGTCAATCGCATTTTTGAACTGGCGCAGAAGTACGATCGCTTAATTGATATTCACTGTGATGAAATCGATGACGATCAATCTCGCTTTCTAGAAGTCGTTGCTGCTTGTGCAATTCGTACCGGAATGGGTTCAAAAGTCACGGCGAGTCACACGACTGCATTCGGTTCTTATAACAATGCGTATGCGTTCAAATTGCTTGGATTTCTCAAACGCACTCAGCTTAATTTCATTTCAAATCCGTTGATTAACATTACGCTGCAAGGTCGGACTGATACTTATCCCAAACGGCGCGGTGTCACGCGAGTGAAAGAACTCTGGCAGCAAGGAATGAACGTGAGCTTAGGACATGATTGTGTTCAAGATCCTTGGTACTCGCTAGGTACCGGAAATATGCTCGATGTGGCATCAATGGCGGTTCACGTTTGTCAAATGACTGGAACGGCTGAGATTGATGCCTGTTACAACATGGTGACTTGGGGTGGCGCGAAAACTTTGAACATTGAGGATCGGTACGGTGTCGAAGTTGGCAAGCCTGCGAATCTCATTGTGTTAGATGCGATCGACAAGTACGATGCGATTCGTCGTCGCGCTACGGTGCAGTATGTGATTTCGCAAGGCAAGCTACTGGCGCAGACCGAGCCTCCAAAATCGAAATGGCGCGGAGATATTTAA
- a CDS encoding NAD(P)H-quinone oxidoreductase subunit 5 — MEPIYQYAWLIPVLPLAGAMLVGLGLITFNKDVNKLRKANSTFIVSIMGATMTYAFAIFWSQYQGHEPFTQSIEWAAAGDFRLTMGYIIDPLSSLMLVIVTTVAFLVMIYTDGYMSHDPGYVRFYAYLSLFSSSMLGLVISPNLVQVYIFWELVGMCSYLLIGFWFYRKAAADACQKAFVTNRVGDFGLLLGILGLYWATRSFDFGEIGERLQDMVATGSLSGGIAALFAILVFLGPVAKSAQFPLHVWLPDAMEGPTPISALIHAATMVAAGVFLIARMFPVFEGIPVVMDVIAWTGCFTAFLGASIAITQNDIKKGLAYSTMSQLGYMVMAMGVGAYSAGLFHLMTHAYFKAMLFLGSGSVIHGMEAVVGHDPVYAQDMRMMGGLRKYMPVTATTFLIGTLAICGIPPFAGFWSKDEILGSTFAVNPVMWAIAWGTAGITAFYMFRMYFSTFEGSFRGTNADVKRSIKNEQLQAAGLAFGPGAMDPRELTMEIGEAVDPGHDEHHSHEPHESPIAMTLPLMVLAVPSMLIGLVGTPFANYFEHFIHAPNEAVQVAAEAGEESLNEFLIMGGNSVGIALIGITLASFMYLRGKIDPSAIAEKIPSLYQLSKNKWYIDEIYNEVFVQGSRRLARQVLEVDSKVVDGVVNLAGLVTLLTGEGLKYFENGRAQFYALIIFVAVLGLVVFSGVT, encoded by the coding sequence ATGGAACCGATATATCAGTACGCCTGGCTCATCCCAGTCCTGCCGTTGGCGGGAGCGATGCTCGTGGGTCTAGGGCTGATCACATTCAACAAGGATGTCAACAAGCTCAGAAAAGCGAATTCTACTTTCATCGTGTCGATTATGGGCGCGACGATGACCTATGCGTTCGCGATTTTCTGGAGCCAGTATCAAGGGCACGAACCCTTTACACAATCGATCGAGTGGGCAGCAGCCGGAGATTTCCGTCTGACGATGGGATACATCATTGATCCCCTGTCTTCGCTCATGCTCGTGATTGTGACGACGGTGGCTTTCTTGGTGATGATCTACACCGATGGCTACATGTCGCATGATCCGGGCTATGTACGTTTTTATGCTTATTTGAGCCTCTTTAGTTCCTCGATGTTGGGCTTGGTGATCAGTCCGAATCTCGTCCAGGTCTATATCTTCTGGGAACTCGTGGGGATGTGTTCGTATTTGCTGATCGGGTTCTGGTTTTACCGGAAGGCGGCGGCGGATGCGTGCCAAAAAGCGTTTGTCACGAACCGAGTGGGTGACTTTGGGTTGCTGCTGGGGATTTTGGGGCTGTACTGGGCGACTCGGAGCTTTGACTTCGGGGAAATCGGGGAGCGGCTTCAGGATATGGTGGCGACGGGATCACTGAGCGGCGGAATTGCGGCATTGTTCGCGATTTTGGTGTTTTTGGGTCCGGTGGCAAAATCGGCGCAGTTTCCGCTCCACGTTTGGTTGCCGGATGCGATGGAAGGTCCGACTCCGATTTCGGCACTGATTCACGCGGCGACGATGGTGGCGGCGGGTGTGTTCTTGATTGCGCGGATGTTTCCGGTGTTTGAGGGCATTCCGGTGGTGATGGATGTCATTGCTTGGACAGGATGCTTTACGGCGTTTTTAGGGGCTTCGATCGCGATTACGCAAAACGACATCAAGAAAGGTCTGGCGTATTCCACGATGTCGCAGCTTGGATACATGGTGATGGCAATGGGCGTAGGAGCCTATAGCGCTGGACTGTTCCACCTGATGACGCACGCTTACTTCAAGGCGATGTTGTTCTTGGGATCGGGATCGGTCATTCATGGAATGGAAGCCGTGGTCGGACATGATCCGGTGTATGCCCAAGACATGAGAATGATGGGCGGATTGCGGAAATATATGCCCGTGACCGCGACGACATTCTTGATTGGAACGTTGGCGATCTGTGGAATTCCACCGTTTGCAGGTTTCTGGTCGAAGGATGAAATTTTGGGATCGACCTTTGCCGTGAATCCGGTCATGTGGGCGATCGCTTGGGGAACGGCTGGTATCACTGCCTTTTATATGTTCCGAATGTACTTCAGCACGTTTGAAGGGTCATTCCGAGGCACGAATGCAGACGTGAAGCGATCGATTAAAAACGAACAGCTTCAAGCGGCAGGATTGGCATTTGGTCCGGGCGCAATGGACCCGCGTGAATTGACGATGGAGATTGGTGAAGCGGTCGATCCCGGACACGATGAACATCACAGCCACGAGCCGCACGAATCTCCGATCGCAATGACGCTACCGCTGATGGTTCTGGCTGTGCCGTCGATGCTGATTGGTTTAGTCGGGACACCATTTGCGAACTACTTTGAGCATTTCATCCATGCGCCGAATGAAGCTGTACAAGTGGCAGCGGAAGCGGGTGAAGAAAGCTTGAACGAGTTCCTGATCATGGGCGGTAACTCGGTGGGGATCGCTTTGATTGGGATCACGCTGGCATCGTTCATGTATCTTCGCGGCAAGATTGATCCGAGCGCGATCGCAGAAAAAATCCCTTCGCTGTACCAACTCTCGAAGAACAAATGGTACATCGATGAAATCTACAACGAAGTTTTCGTTCAAGGGAGCCGTCGTTTAGCGCGTCAAGTCTTGGAAGTCGATTCCAAAGTCGTTGACGGTGTGGTGAACCTTGCGGGGTTAGTCACACTGCTGACTGGTGAAGGACTGAAATACTTTGAAAACGGTCGCGCTCAATTCTATGCGCTGATTATTTTCGTCGCGGTTCTAGGCTTGGTGGTCTTCTCTGGTGTGACCTGA
- a CDS encoding NAD(P)H-quinone oxidoreductase subunit 4, whose amino-acid sequence MFENFPWLTTIILFPIVASIAIPFLPDKDGKTVRWYSLIVGLIDFLLIVYTFYTQYDFSNPELQLVERYAWVPQIDLNWSVGVDGLSMPLVILTGFITTLAILAAWPVTFKPRLFYFLMLVMYGGQIAVFAVQDMLLFFLSWELELVPIYFLLSIWGGKKRLYAATKFILYTAGGSLFILVAALAMAFYGDSPTFDMQTLAHRDFPLNFQLWIYTGFLIAYAVKLPIIPLHTWLPDAHGEATAPVHMLLAGILLKMGGYALIRMNAEMLPAAHAIVAPALVILGVVNIIYAALTSFAQRNLKRKIAYSSISHMGFVLIGIASFTDLGLSGAVLQMVSHGLIGASLFFLVGATYDRTHTLMLDEMGGVGKQMPKIFSMFTACSLASLALPGMSGFVAELMVFVGFATSDAYSLTFRVIVVGLAAIGVILTPIYLLSMLREIFYGPENKELTSHENLIDAEPREVFIIASLLVPIIGIGFYPKMLTQIYDSKTLQLTARLRDEVPTLANRKEETIAAQAVPAPAVR is encoded by the coding sequence ATGTTCGAGAATTTTCCTTGGCTGACTACGATCATTTTGTTTCCGATCGTGGCTTCGATCGCCATTCCCTTTCTCCCCGACAAAGACGGTAAAACCGTTCGGTGGTATTCGCTCATTGTCGGTCTGATCGATTTTCTGTTAATTGTTTATACCTTCTACACGCAGTACGATTTTTCTAATCCCGAATTGCAGTTGGTGGAGCGTTACGCCTGGGTTCCTCAAATCGATCTCAACTGGTCGGTTGGAGTCGATGGCTTGTCGATGCCGCTCGTGATTCTGACGGGATTTATTACAACGCTGGCAATTTTGGCGGCTTGGCCCGTGACCTTCAAGCCCAGGTTGTTTTACTTCTTGATGCTGGTCATGTACGGCGGACAGATTGCCGTATTTGCCGTTCAGGATATGCTGCTGTTCTTCCTATCGTGGGAGCTTGAACTGGTTCCCATCTATTTTCTGCTCTCGATCTGGGGTGGAAAAAAACGCTTGTATGCGGCAACCAAGTTTATTCTTTACACCGCAGGCGGTTCACTGTTTATTTTAGTGGCTGCGTTGGCAATGGCGTTTTATGGCGACAGCCCAACGTTTGATATGCAAACCTTGGCGCATCGAGACTTTCCGCTGAATTTTCAGTTGTGGATTTACACTGGATTCTTGATCGCTTATGCGGTGAAGTTGCCGATTATTCCGCTGCACACTTGGCTACCGGATGCTCACGGTGAGGCGACTGCTCCCGTACATATGCTGCTAGCTGGAATTCTTCTAAAGATGGGCGGCTATGCGCTGATTCGGATGAATGCGGAAATGCTTCCTGCGGCTCATGCGATCGTCGCTCCAGCCCTCGTAATCCTGGGTGTCGTCAACATCATCTACGCTGCGCTAACGTCTTTTGCTCAGCGCAACCTCAAACGCAAGATCGCTTACTCATCGATCTCACACATGGGCTTCGTTCTCATCGGGATCGCATCGTTTACCGACCTCGGTTTGAGTGGTGCAGTCTTGCAAATGGTGTCACATGGTTTGATCGGTGCGAGTTTGTTCTTCCTTGTGGGTGCGACGTACGATCGAACTCACACGCTGATGCTCGATGAAATGGGCGGTGTCGGTAAGCAAATGCCGAAAATCTTCTCGATGTTTACCGCTTGCTCGTTGGCATCGTTGGCGCTTCCTGGCATGAGTGGATTTGTTGCAGAACTGATGGTGTTCGTTGGATTTGCCACCAGTGATGCTTATAGCTTGACCTTCCGCGTGATTGTGGTTGGTTTAGCTGCGATCGGTGTAATTCTGACTCCGATTTATCTACTCTCGATGCTGCGTGAGATCTTCTACGGTCCTGAAAACAAAGAATTGACCTCGCACGAAAACCTGATCGATGCAGAGCCGCGTGAAGTGTTTATCATCGCTTCGCTGCTCGTGCCGATTATTGGGATCGGCTTCTATCCGAAGATGCTAACCCAAATTTATGACTCGAAAACGCTGCAATTAACAGCACGTTTGCGGGATGAAGTGCCAACCTTGGCAAATCGAAAAGAAGAGACGATCGCGGCTCAAGCCGTTCCTGCTCCTGCCGTTCGATAA